The Cyanobacteriota bacterium DNA window AGCAGTATGTCTCCGCTCAGGCTATTCGTCGGCGTACTGGGCTGGAACCACGAGAACTAGATGCTCGATCGCGGGCAGGAGACCCTAGTGCGCTACAGTTTTGGCAGGCTTATGGGCGGGACTTGGGTGCCGGGCTGGCTAGTTTAATCTACATATTCGACCCAGAAGCAGTTGTGTTGGGGGGTGGCATCAGTGCCAGCGCAGAGTTTTTTTTACCCACTGTACAGGCTGAAGTTCATCAACGAGTGTTTCACAGCGCTCAATCTGGCTTACAAATCTTAATCGCAGAATTAGGGAACCAAGCTGGCATTGTAGGAGCAGCTAAGCTAGCGTGGCAACTTGTTGATAAATCAATCTCCAGCTAATATCCATGCGCCTACCAATCACCATACACCACAGAAATTGCCCTAGCACTTCTAGCACTTAGAGTTACGGTCTGCAACGACTACTCTGACTTAACTTAAGCAACAGCCATAATTGAGATAGAAGAGCTTTCAGATACATAAGGTTGCTGTTATGTTCACAAAGATTCTAGTTGCAACAGATAGCTCTCCCATGGCTGAGCAAGTTTTTGATCGAGCACTTTTTTTAGCAAAAGCTGCCCAAGCCGACATGAAGCTTTTGCATGTTTTGTCCGCAGAAGAAAATGAAAGCCCTAACTTGCCTCAGTATGTAGGATTAGACTACTACTTCACCATGACAGAAGCATCGTGGCGTGATTATCGAGAGCAGTGGGATGCCTTCAAGGAAGAGCGACTACAGTGGCTACATACTCATGCAGAGACAGCTAGAGCATCTGGTTTGTCCGTTGAAGTGGAGCAGATCTGCGGTAATCCAGGACGGGTTATTTGTCAGGTTGCTAGAACTTGGGGAGCTGACTTAATCGTAATGGGGCGGCGGGGACGATCAGGCCTAAGTGAACTACTACTGGGTAGCGTTAGTAACTACGTTCTGCATCATGCCCCCTGTTCAGTGATTGCACTTCAAGCATTAACGTCTTCATCGCGTCCAGCTCACTCTATCGATGCAGTTGCATCCTAGCCAATCATTAACATTAAACAAGCCTCTGTTTGGCATGGTTTGCCACTATCTTGCATGACTCACTTGCGTCACTTAGTGGCAACTGGTACTAACAAAGCAGCCAAGACTCGCCTAAAGTTTCAGGAAACTATTCGTCGATGGCATCAATGATTTAACTCTCAGGATAAGGTTTTCAGATTTCTAAGCCTCAAATTAAGATATG harbors:
- a CDS encoding universal stress protein — protein: MFTKILVATDSSPMAEQVFDRALFLAKAAQADMKLLHVLSAEENESPNLPQYVGLDYYFTMTEASWRDYREQWDAFKEERLQWLHTHAETARASGLSVEVEQICGNPGRVICQVARTWGADLIVMGRRGRSGLSELLLGSVSNYVLHHAPCSVIALQALTSSSRPAHSIDAVAS